Proteins co-encoded in one Rattus rattus isolate New Zealand chromosome 5, Rrattus_CSIRO_v1, whole genome shotgun sequence genomic window:
- the LOC116900288 gene encoding olfactory receptor 8K5, which translates to MEQKNTTSLLGFILMGVTQNTELQLPLFGIFFIIYAVTVMGNLGMIILTKLDSHLHTPMYFFIRHLAFIDLGNSTVICPKMLVDFVMDEKNISFYACATQLSFFLLFIISEFFILSAMAYDRYVAICNPLLYSVIMSQRLCHVLVGIPYLYSTFQALLFTSKIFTLSFCGSNIISHFYCDDVFLLPMLCSNAEEIQLLIILFSALNLISSLLVVLGSYILILLAICRMHSAEGRRKAFSTCGSHLTVVVVFYGTLFFMYLQPKSTHSLENDKIASVFYTLVIPMLNPLIYSLRNKEVKNAFYRVLKNQFKIKT; encoded by the coding sequence ATGGAGCAAAAGAATACAACATCCCTGCTTGGGTTCATCTTGATGGGAGTCACACAGAACACTGAGCTTCAGCTTCCTTTGTTTGGGATCTTCTTCATCATCTATGCAGTCACAGTCATGGGCAACCTGGGCATGATCATTTTGACCAAGCTGGACTCACACCTACATACCCCTATGTACTTTTTCATCAGACACCTGGCCTTTATTGACCTTGGGAATTCAACTGTCATCTGTCCCAAGATGCTGGTGGATTTTGTTATGGatgaaaaaaacatttctttctatgcATGTGCTACACAGTTGTCattcttccttttgttcattATCAGTGAATTTTTTATCTTGTCTgcaatggcctatgaccgctatgtggccatctgcaacccTCTACTCTACAGTGTGATCATGTCTCAGAGACTTTGCCACGTGCTCGTGGGCATTCCATACCTCTACAGCACCTTCCAAGCTCTCCTGTTTACCAGTAAGATTTTCACATTATCTTTCTGTGGTTCTAACATCATCAGCCATTTCTACTGTGATGATGTTTTCTTGTTACCTATGTTGTGTTCAAATGCTGAAGAAATACAGTTGCTGATCATATTATTTTCAGCATTGAATTTGATCTCCTCTCTTCTGGTAGTCCTTGGATCATATATTCTGATTCTGCTGGCCATATGTCGAATGCATTCTGCAGAAGGCAGGAGAAAAGCTTTCTCTACATGTGGGTCTCATCTGACAGTGGTTGTGGTGTTCTATGGTACTCTATTCTTTATGTATTTGCAACCTAAATCCACTCACTCTTTAGAGAATGATAAAATAGCCTCTGTGTTTTATACTTTAGTGATCCCCATGCTTAACCCCTTGATATACAGTTTAAGGAATAAAGAGGTTAAAAATGCCTTCTACAGGGTATTAAAgaatcaatttaaaattaaaacttaa